A window from Citrus sinensis cultivar Valencia sweet orange chromosome 5, DVS_A1.0, whole genome shotgun sequence encodes these proteins:
- the LOC107176159 gene encoding uncharacterized protein LOC107176159, translated as MEASDVNSMHHSDIEYGSSSITTLEVHNSTQAPESNAVTNDVASEEMERRRTNVAPASQQEISISITGRDPANSVQPLQNGLLEANIVHSTSSSSSIQTPDINSNSTQAPDSDTNQGGTSSQFNLPSLHLLQDKKLYSHKCVPLYKAALKGDCNEAKRILGDDHQSMLRAAVTKGYQTILHVATGAKQTNFVKQMVELTGHDNLLSLQDENGNTAFCFAAAVGSVEIAQFMLQRNPNLLTIRGGGQMTPLYIAALFGKSKMASFLYRQNEDNLEPDDLENTFFVSIETGLYGLALQLLKKNKKLLAGATHAKYGTAMHMLARNPSAFTSSCPGWLKVPGIKFITNNTDSSTQALELVKCLWKEISKSTHKDVLKLISKPSKLLFDAAHSGNFKFLAVLTRSYPDLVHQLDENGRSIFHIAVMHRHADTFKLIYEMGFDKELIATYVDVSGNNLLHLAAQYSNPKPISKVPGAALEMQKELKTFKEVETIVKPSFKEMKNNDGKTPWELFTDEHKTLLEEAEKWMKSRAESCSIVATLATAGVFQAAFTPPGGNKDGEGTPNFHSKIWFHIFLMSEAIAFSCSCISMLIFLSILITSRYRENDFLKRLPFKLTFGLLTLFIALATMMLSFSSSFFLAYRDRMNCFSMLTIILVFLPVALYLLLQCRLQGDILYSTSRSRFLVGPKY; from the exons ATGGAGGCAAGCGATGTCAATTCAATGCATCATTCAGATATAGAATATGGATCATCTTCAATCACAACTTTAGAAGTACATAATTCGACACAAGCCCCAGAGTCAAATGCAG tgACCAATGACGTTGCTTCGGAAGAAATGGAGAGAAGACGTACCAATGTAGCTCCTGCATCGCAGCAAGAAATTAGTATCTCAATAACAGGTCGAGATCCGGCTAATTCTGTACAACCCCTCCAAAATG GACTTCTGGAGGCAAACATTGTGCATtcaacttcttcttcatcttcaatccAAACGCCAGATATAAATTCTAATTCCACTCAGGCCCCTGACTCAGACACAAACCAGGGTGGTACTTCATCTCAATTCAACTTGCCATCCCTTCATCTACTTCAAG ATAAAAAACTGTACAGCCACAAATGTGTGCCTCTCTATAAGGCTGCATTAAAAGGTGACTGCAACGAAGCAAAACGTATATTAGGAGACGATCATCAGTCGATGCTACGTGCAGCTGTAACAAAGGGATATCAAACTATTCTTCACGTTGCAACAGgagcaaaacaaacaaactttGTAAAGCAAATGGTAGAATTGACGGGGCATGACAACTTGCTATCGTTGCAAGATGAAAATGGAAACACAGCATTCTGTTTCGCTGCTGCTGTTGGGAGTGTAGAAATCGCTCAGTTTATGCTGCAAAGGAATCCAAATTTGTTGACAATCCGAGGCGGTGGCCAGATGACGCCGCTCTACATTGCTGCTTTGTTTGGGAAAAGTAAAATGGCATCATTTTTATATCGTCAAAATGAAGACAATTTGGAACCAGACGACCtagaaaatactttttttgTCTCCATCGAAACTGGTTTGTATG GTTTGGCGCTGCAATTGctaaagaagaataaaaagcTGCTAGCTGGGGCTACTCATGCGAAATATGGGACAGCTATGCATATGTTGGCTAGAAATCCCTCAGCATTTACCAGCAGTTGTCCGGGATGGTTGAAAG TTCCAGGAATAAAGTTCATCACCAACAATACAGACTCTTCAACTCAGGCACTTGAATTAGTCAAATGTCTATGGAAAGAAATATCAAAAAGCACACACAAGGACGTCCTGAAACTTATCAGTAAaccttcaaaattattattcgatGCAGCTCACTCGGGGAACTTCAAATTCTTGGCTGTGCTCACTCGTTCTTATCCTGACTTGGTTCATCAATTAGATGAAAATGGTCGAAGCATATTTCACATTGCAGTTATGCACCGTCATGCAGATACCTTCAAACTAATATATGAGATGGGCTTCGATAAGGAGTTGATAGCAACATATGTAGATGTGTCTGGTAATAACTTACTGCATCTAGCAGCACAAtattcaaatccaaaaccaATCAGTAAGGTGCCCGGAGCAGCTCTAGAAATGCagaaagaattaaaaacttttaag GAGGTGGAAACCATCGTCAAACCTTCATTCaaagaaatgaagaataatGATGGAAAAACACCATGGGAGTTATTCACCGATGAGCACAAAACGTTGTTGGAAGAAGCTGAAAAATGGATGAAGAGTAGAGCAGAGTCATGCTCGATAGTTGCAACACTAGCAACTGCCGGGGTGTTTCAGGCAGCTTTCACTCCACCAGGTGGCAAcaaagatggagaaggaacgCCCAATTTCCACTCAAAGATTtggtttcatatttttctcatGTCAGAAGCAATCGCATTTTCCTGCTCTTGCATCTCAATGTTGATTTTCTTGTCCATTCTGATCACGTCCCGATACAGAGAAAATGACTTTCTGAAGCGGTTACCATTCAAGTTAACATTCGGACTCTTAACACTCTTTATAGCTTTAGCAACCATGATGCTATCCTTTAGCTCAAGTTTTTTCTTGGCTTATCGTGATAGAATGAATTGTTTCTCTATGCTTACCATTATACTTGTATTTCTTCCAGTCGCTCTGTATCTTCTATTGCAATGTCGCCTTCAGGGAGACATACTCTATTCCACTAGTCGTTCTAGGTTTCTAGTTGGACCAAAATATTGA